The Aliiroseovarius pelagivivens genome contains a region encoding:
- a CDS encoding ABC transporter permease encodes MSDQSLRVPALRIFPRLRWLASASRTPLGLGLGISLLVGFALLGLLPAVLDLPSPEHMDLRARLSGPTAAHPLGTDHLGRDVLARLMGAVPVSLGAALSAMAAILAISLPWGVIAALAGGRTDAVMMRLADIIMAFPMLVLALAIIGFMGASLEASILGVAAAWWPSNARLVRALVLSASHRDFVRAAYLSGASRLRVVLRHVFPQILPPLAVIISLETASVLLALSSLSFLGIGAQPPTPEWGAMLNEARPFFAQAPHMLIAPGLAVTLAVLAFNLVGEGLQSLLDKREPYQW; translated from the coding sequence ATGAGTGATCAAAGCCTGCGCGTCCCCGCCTTGCGGATTTTTCCACGCCTAAGATGGCTGGCCAGTGCAAGCCGCACTCCACTTGGCCTTGGCCTCGGGATCTCGCTGCTTGTGGGCTTTGCATTGCTTGGGCTGTTGCCTGCTGTCCTCGACTTGCCGTCACCCGAACATATGGACCTGCGCGCCCGGTTGTCTGGCCCCACTGCCGCGCATCCGCTGGGCACGGATCATCTGGGGCGTGACGTGCTCGCCCGCTTGATGGGTGCAGTGCCTGTGTCCCTTGGGGCGGCACTGTCGGCGATGGCGGCAATCCTGGCCATTTCCCTGCCGTGGGGCGTCATTGCCGCATTGGCAGGTGGGCGCACCGATGCCGTGATGATGCGACTTGCCGACATCATCATGGCGTTTCCGATGCTGGTGCTGGCGCTGGCCATCATCGGCTTCATGGGCGCATCGCTTGAAGCATCGATCCTTGGGGTAGCCGCCGCCTGGTGGCCATCCAATGCACGACTGGTTCGCGCCCTTGTACTTTCGGCCAGCCACCGCGATTTCGTTCGTGCCGCCTATCTGTCCGGCGCCTCGCGCCTGCGCGTCGTGCTGCGCCACGTCTTCCCTCAGATCCTTCCGCCGCTGGCCGTGATCATTTCGCTGGAAACAGCCTCGGTGCTGCTGGCGCTGTCATCGCTCAGCTTTCTCGGCATCGGAGCCCAGCCCCCGACCCCGGAATGGGGCGCGATGTTGAACGAAGCGCGTCCCTTTTTCGCACAGGCCCCACATATGCTTATCGCGCCGGGTCTCGCGGTGACGCTCGCGGTCCTTGCCTTCAACCTAGTGGGTGAAGGCCTGCAATCGCTGCTCGACAAAAGGGAGCCATACCAATGGTAA
- a CDS encoding ATP-binding cassette domain-containing protein, with the protein MVNALQVSDLTVSTPGTKPLLNGLEFSIRSGERVGLVGASGCGKSLAAAALTGLLRPPLALTHGTIRIDGQDIGDASPRVWRMHRGRRIFQIFQSPSTALTPTRRIGPQLAEAARIAGDTSGTAVERALETVSLAPHVAGFFPYQLSGGMKQRVLIAMALILRPNILIADEPTTGLDVLTERDVLAALNTMADETGAALLFISHDLRAVAEVASRTLVMENGRLVEDAPIAELAQSKAPAARQLAKAADALQAAC; encoded by the coding sequence ATGGTAAATGCGTTGCAGGTAAGCGACCTTACCGTGTCCACCCCCGGCACCAAGCCATTGCTGAACGGGTTGGAGTTCTCGATACGGTCTGGAGAACGTGTCGGCCTCGTCGGTGCAAGTGGTTGCGGCAAGTCTTTGGCAGCCGCGGCGCTTACCGGGCTGCTACGGCCACCGCTTGCGCTTACACACGGCACGATCCGGATCGACGGACAAGACATTGGCGATGCCTCCCCACGCGTATGGCGCATGCACCGTGGGCGCAGAATTTTCCAGATATTTCAAAGCCCCAGCACCGCCCTGACACCCACACGCCGCATCGGGCCACAACTCGCCGAGGCGGCACGCATCGCTGGCGACACATCGGGGACAGCAGTTGAACGTGCTCTGGAAACTGTTTCACTCGCCCCTCATGTGGCGGGGTTCTTCCCCTATCAATTGTCCGGCGGCATGAAGCAACGGGTGCTGATCGCCATGGCGCTGATCTTGCGCCCAAACATTCTGATCGCAGACGAGCCGACGACCGGGCTTGATGTTCTTACTGAACGCGATGTTCTTGCGGCGCTCAATACCATGGCCGACGAAACTGGTGCCGCACTTTTGTTCATCAGCCATGACCTGCGCGCAGTTGCCGAAGTGGCCAGCCGCACACTTGTCATGGAAAACGGGCGCCTTGTAGAGGACGCCCCAATCGCTGAACTCGCGCAATCAAAGGCACCGGCTGCGCGCCAACTTGCAAAGGCCGCCGATGCGCTGCAAGCCGCATGCTGA
- a CDS encoding ABC transporter ATP-binding protein → MLTVRGLSKRFHGRDVLSDIDLNIAAGEVVGLIGHSGAGKSTLARCLVGLERAERGEILLDGAPITPGEGAARQNIQYLWQDPTQSLSPYLTAKGAVMETLSGFGVGTSQARNTRAIELLNSLGIPQSMHERRPHALSGGQNQRVALARALAAAPQVLILDEPLSSLDLATQVSTISVLREIHAESGLAMLIVSHDLAPLRQLADRVLVLDETRIVEDLPMRRFSQDASHPLSKAYAETLQPASE, encoded by the coding sequence ATGCTGACGGTTCGTGGCCTCTCCAAGCGGTTCCACGGACGGGATGTGCTTAGCGACATTGACCTGAACATAGCGGCAGGTGAAGTCGTCGGGTTGATTGGCCATTCCGGCGCGGGGAAATCTACCCTTGCGCGCTGCCTTGTGGGTCTGGAACGGGCTGAAAGAGGCGAGATCCTGTTGGACGGTGCGCCAATTACACCGGGCGAAGGCGCTGCGCGCCAAAACATCCAGTATCTGTGGCAAGACCCGACCCAATCCCTTAGCCCTTACCTCACCGCCAAGGGGGCTGTGATGGAAACCCTGTCGGGGTTTGGCGTGGGCACTTCGCAGGCAAGAAACACTCGGGCAATAGAACTTCTGAACTCGCTGGGCATACCCCAATCGATGCACGAACGCCGTCCGCACGCACTGTCTGGTGGACAAAACCAACGCGTCGCGCTTGCCCGTGCGCTTGCCGCCGCACCGCAAGTGCTCATCCTTGATGAACCACTGTCTTCGCTGGATCTGGCCACACAGGTCAGCACAATTTCAGTGTTGCGTGAAATTCATGCCGAATCCGGTCTGGCCATGCTCATCGTCAGTCACGATCTGGCACCCCTTCGGCAACTGGCCGACCGTGTTCTCGTTCTGGATGAGACCCGTATTGTCGAAGACCTCCCGATGCGCCGCTTCTCTCAGGACGCATCGCACCCGCTCTCAAAGGCCTATGCGGAAACGCTCCAACCTGCGTCTGAATAA
- a CDS encoding invasion associated locus B family protein, translating to MKRIVATCLFVTTLPMIAQAQEARNWQEQCISAVRGGTLVCRATQTVVDAQSGAPIVRSTVVTSEELDLPGHALLSVELPVGVHIPSGVTLGNITLALETCDTAACYARTPFSGEVSDMFLSGGTQPLTFRMSPDQDVSFTLQLDGFAQSFDAIKLAE from the coding sequence ATGAAACGTATTGTTGCAACTTGCCTGTTTGTTACCACGCTCCCCATGATCGCGCAGGCGCAAGAGGCGCGGAATTGGCAAGAACAGTGCATATCTGCAGTTCGCGGGGGCACGCTGGTGTGCCGTGCAACACAAACCGTGGTGGACGCGCAGAGCGGTGCGCCCATCGTGCGCAGCACCGTGGTCACGTCAGAAGAACTTGATCTTCCAGGCCATGCGCTTTTGTCCGTTGAATTGCCTGTCGGTGTGCACATCCCGTCTGGCGTAACTCTTGGCAATATCACCTTGGCGCTGGAAACCTGTGACACCGCCGCTTGCTATGCGCGCACGCCGTTCTCGGGCGAGGTTTCGGACATGTTTCTATCCGGAGGCACCCAGCCCCTCACATTCCGGATGTCGCCTGATCAGGACGTCAGCTTTACCCTTCAGCTTGATGGATTTGCACAAAGCTTCGACGCGATCAAACTTGCTGAATAA
- a CDS encoding phasin family protein, which produces MAKTPNKNPFDPSEMFKMFDLEKLQEMFDPQALMDQMPDMGAQGGDVSDAMGRNKRNFDAMVAANKSAAETYQSLMARQMEIFNQLTAAAQDYAQNVDTSTEAASKNATAYSETMEKAFGLMQEMAEATRDANEKVYEDTKAQVGKVLDELKKS; this is translated from the coding sequence ATGGCCAAGACCCCCAACAAAAACCCTTTTGATCCCAGTGAAATGTTCAAGATGTTCGACTTGGAGAAGTTACAGGAAATGTTCGATCCCCAAGCCCTGATGGACCAAATGCCAGATATGGGCGCACAAGGGGGCGACGTTTCAGACGCTATGGGGCGAAACAAACGCAACTTCGATGCTATGGTTGCAGCGAACAAATCTGCGGCAGAAACCTATCAGTCGCTGATGGCCCGCCAAATGGAAATCTTTAATCAACTGACCGCTGCTGCACAGGACTATGCACAGAACGTTGACACTTCAACTGAGGCCGCCAGCAAGAACGCGACGGCCTATTCCGAAACGATGGAAAAAGCATTTGGCCTGATGCAAGAGATGGCCGAGGCCACCCGTGACGCCAATGAAAAGGTCTATGAAGACACAAAGGCACAGGTTGGTAAGGTTCTGGATGAATTGAAGAAAAGCTGA
- a CDS encoding NAD(P)H-dependent oxidoreductase, with the protein MSDAINNRVLVVFCHPSPESFNASVKEAVLDTIQEAGAEVRVNDLYAREFNPVMEADELRNYLDTGRNRRGLEEDVESILWCNALVFIYPTWCYGAPAMLKGWLERCLLPGVAFDPTLGDSDTIPRGLAHITRLGVFTTCGASLALTHMMGSPGKNTFLRGVRALLALRCKTSFVAHYAMDKSTPTSRAAHLRKVRSKMRTLLT; encoded by the coding sequence ATGTCCGACGCAATAAATAACCGGGTTCTCGTCGTGTTTTGTCACCCGTCACCCGAAAGCTTCAACGCCTCGGTAAAAGAGGCGGTGCTGGATACGATCCAAGAAGCCGGGGCCGAGGTCCGCGTCAACGACCTTTATGCGCGCGAATTCAATCCAGTGATGGAAGCGGATGAGCTGCGCAACTATCTGGATACCGGGCGCAACCGTCGTGGGCTCGAGGAAGATGTCGAGAGCATCTTGTGGTGCAATGCACTGGTCTTCATTTATCCCACTTGGTGCTATGGCGCGCCTGCGATGCTGAAAGGTTGGCTGGAACGCTGTCTTTTACCCGGCGTGGCTTTTGATCCAACGCTTGGGGACAGTGACACGATCCCGCGTGGGCTGGCACATATCACCCGCCTTGGCGTTTTCACCACCTGCGGCGCCAGCCTTGCGTTGACACATATGATGGGATCCCCCGGCAAAAACACGTTCCTACGCGGCGTGCGCGCACTGCTGGCACTGCGCTGCAAAACCAGCTTTGTGGCACATTACGCGATGGACAAATCCACCCCGACCAGCCGCGCTGCACACCTGCGGAAGGTCCGCTCGAAGATGCGCACCCTGCTTACATAA
- a CDS encoding cytosine deaminase — MSIPGCIIGRPEDFVLAKVPLGSCVPDQEDAPVIDMQGAMALPAFVDMHTHLDSAQTWPRLPTGEVSRDGAFKTLTSDHAHWTRDDLMRRIDFALRCAFAHGTCAMRSHIDVSNPQLDLVLSVLDEMRTTWGGRIALQASSLTALGRFDADERDAQIASRFAGMGGALGAILDPIHDLRPRLKAFLRLAALHGLPVDFHADETLVATSECLRVLAETVTEIGFDLPVTVSHACALSAQSEARAVQTLDLVAKAGLHVVSLPLVNLHLQDHQPGRTPRRRGMTLVQEMQARGIPVSFASDNMRDAYYPFGDLDMFDVLRDATRIAHLNHAGTDWPKSVSQTPAQACGFDLPDLLGGAPDMVIFNARNWSELFARPQSDRIVVRSGQAITRSIPQFQELDDLYGRR; from the coding sequence GTGTCAATTCCAGGCTGCATCATTGGAAGACCCGAGGATTTTGTTCTGGCCAAAGTTCCTTTGGGTAGCTGTGTGCCGGATCAGGAAGACGCGCCAGTTATCGACATGCAGGGGGCCATGGCCCTTCCTGCCTTTGTCGACATGCACACTCATTTGGACAGCGCGCAGACTTGGCCACGCTTGCCTACAGGAGAGGTGTCGCGTGACGGTGCCTTTAAAACCCTGACAAGCGATCATGCACACTGGACGCGTGACGACCTGATGCGCCGCATCGACTTTGCCCTGCGCTGTGCCTTTGCTCACGGCACATGCGCGATGCGGAGTCATATCGATGTGTCGAACCCTCAGCTGGATCTGGTCTTGTCAGTGCTCGACGAGATGCGCACCACATGGGGCGGGCGCATCGCCCTGCAAGCCAGCAGCTTAACGGCGCTGGGCCGGTTTGATGCGGATGAGAGAGACGCGCAGATTGCTAGTCGCTTCGCGGGTATGGGCGGGGCGCTGGGAGCTATCCTCGATCCGATCCACGATCTTCGTCCACGGCTAAAGGCGTTTCTGAGATTGGCAGCCTTGCATGGGCTGCCTGTTGATTTCCACGCCGATGAAACGCTTGTCGCAACCTCGGAATGTCTGCGTGTTCTTGCCGAGACGGTTACCGAAATCGGGTTTGACCTACCTGTCACCGTGAGCCACGCCTGCGCGCTGTCGGCACAGTCCGAGGCACGCGCCGTGCAGACCTTGGACCTTGTCGCCAAGGCCGGATTGCACGTCGTGTCGTTGCCCTTGGTCAATTTGCACCTGCAAGATCACCAGCCGGGCCGCACCCCACGCCGTCGCGGTATGACCTTGGTGCAGGAAATGCAGGCCCGTGGCATTCCGGTCAGTTTTGCCTCTGACAACATGCGCGATGCGTATTACCCGTTCGGGGATCTGGATATGTTTGACGTCCTACGCGATGCGACCCGCATTGCGCATCTGAACCACGCGGGGACGGATTGGCCGAAATCTGTTTCTCAAACACCCGCGCAGGCCTGTGGGTTTGATTTACCCGATCTGTTGGGTGGCGCACCGGATATGGTGATCTTCAACGCGCGCAATTGGTCCGAGCTTTTCGCCCGCCCGCAATCGGATCGCATCGTGGTCCGCAGCGGCCAAGCCATCACACGTAGTATTCCGCAGTTTCAAGAGCTTGATGACCTGTACGGCAGGCGATAA
- a CDS encoding thioesterase domain-containing protein, with the protein MNEAALHKTLKSLSKLTRHWPGEPLDDHGVIRILNAEGDRPPIVWVFNAAHEPRQLAHALGKDQPLVILRSLNQIQRASSDRYDSAEHLAAYYANQLAQTLPNNVQLVAGNCQGAPIALWIANGLLERGHDVGCAAVVDARPWVEVQLPLLLNFGIDWKEDASFGGNTPDPLEVNARFYANWEQARLHCTHGQYFDPGHVDQLANNLRRFMRQEGCWQETLQSRLARTLRTKAKGVFHRTGAFRVRDKILALSKSHLPD; encoded by the coding sequence ATGAATGAAGCAGCCTTGCATAAAACGCTGAAATCCCTGTCCAAGTTGACCCGGCATTGGCCCGGCGAACCGCTTGATGATCACGGCGTCATTCGAATTTTGAACGCGGAAGGCGATCGTCCCCCCATCGTGTGGGTGTTCAACGCAGCGCACGAACCGCGACAACTGGCCCATGCCTTGGGGAAGGATCAGCCGCTCGTCATTCTCAGATCTTTGAACCAAATCCAGCGCGCCTCTTCGGACCGTTATGACAGCGCCGAGCATTTAGCGGCCTACTATGCAAATCAGCTTGCACAGACCCTTCCCAACAATGTGCAGTTGGTTGCCGGAAACTGCCAAGGCGCACCTATTGCGCTGTGGATCGCAAATGGGCTGCTTGAACGTGGTCACGATGTCGGGTGCGCCGCTGTGGTTGATGCGCGGCCCTGGGTCGAGGTCCAACTGCCGCTACTTCTGAATTTTGGCATCGACTGGAAGGAAGATGCATCGTTCGGAGGCAATACCCCCGATCCGCTCGAGGTGAATGCCCGTTTCTACGCCAACTGGGAACAAGCCCGATTGCACTGTACACACGGGCAATACTTTGACCCCGGACATGTCGACCAACTGGCCAACAATCTAAGGCGTTTCATGCGGCAGGAAGGGTGCTGGCAAGAAACTCTGCAATCTCGTCTGGCGAGGACGCTTCGAACAAAAGCGAAGGGTGTATTTCACCGGACAGGTGCTTTTCGAGTGCGAGACAAAATTCTTGCGCTTTCAAAGAGTCACCTCCCAGATTGA
- a CDS encoding AMP-binding protein — MKQAGSIGTVFMAHVLADPDAPFFIQGDTQISRGDFLRQVVGVRAFFSAQGIAAGAVVGLANTDQIRSFAAMFALWSLGAAPLVLDYRISQAERQHVAQAAGVSAIFSDFKGLSAQSGCHSLPRDLPLSDDIMALTFPSDPDAIVDFRQSSGTTALPKLQPISAQTLFDMTEKRCDPPSHVTQGNIVSCLNLAFAGTRYLWFRNAYLGRAIISVPLFFTPAQLDTAMRHPLAEEATLPPVIMKRLVEYVDALDGQPAHPRYPNLSKLQSIGGPLTGQMLLDVQRLLSDRISTTYSFSEAGVVSRLYGDDIARNPTAAGRVLSGVTVATEDQDGEPLPAHMPGSLVVTKDGETFRPGDHGYLSDEGLLYITGRSAERFCRNSVTFTASDVAERIRSLDTVTDCCVFAAPGQLDGEDIVVAAIESDPANQVDIASTLRSLMLAEIRPDHIRCYPALPRGSAMKVSIQDLKQHHLQEPEKYHDL, encoded by the coding sequence ATGAAGCAAGCGGGATCTATCGGTACGGTCTTCATGGCACATGTGCTGGCCGATCCAGATGCGCCGTTCTTCATTCAGGGTGACACTCAAATCTCGCGCGGTGATTTCCTGCGCCAGGTCGTAGGGGTTCGCGCGTTCTTCAGTGCTCAGGGCATTGCTGCGGGTGCGGTGGTCGGATTGGCCAACACAGATCAGATACGAAGCTTTGCGGCGATGTTCGCGTTGTGGTCGCTTGGGGCCGCGCCGTTGGTGTTGGATTATCGGATCTCGCAGGCGGAGCGGCAGCATGTTGCACAGGCGGCTGGAGTCTCGGCCATCTTTAGCGACTTCAAAGGGCTTTCGGCACAGAGTGGCTGTCACAGTCTGCCTCGTGATTTGCCGCTGTCCGATGACATCATGGCGCTTACTTTCCCAAGCGATCCTGACGCTATCGTTGATTTTCGACAAAGCTCGGGCACGACGGCGCTGCCCAAATTGCAGCCCATCAGTGCCCAAACCCTATTTGACATGACCGAGAAACGCTGTGATCCACCCAGCCATGTCACGCAGGGAAACATCGTTTCGTGCTTGAATTTGGCCTTCGCGGGAACACGATATCTGTGGTTCCGCAATGCCTATCTGGGACGCGCGATTATTAGCGTTCCCTTGTTCTTCACACCCGCCCAACTGGACACGGCGATGCGCCACCCCTTAGCAGAAGAGGCGACACTTCCCCCGGTGATCATGAAGCGGCTGGTGGAGTATGTAGACGCGTTGGATGGCCAGCCCGCACACCCGCGTTATCCCAACCTCAGTAAACTGCAAAGTATTGGGGGGCCGTTGACCGGGCAGATGCTTTTGGATGTGCAACGGCTGCTGTCGGACCGGATCAGTACCACCTATTCCTTCTCTGAGGCGGGCGTGGTTTCGCGCCTTTATGGCGATGATATTGCCCGAAATCCCACCGCCGCTGGGCGTGTCCTGTCGGGCGTCACGGTTGCAACCGAAGACCAAGACGGAGAGCCCCTGCCAGCCCATATGCCCGGCAGCCTTGTTGTAACCAAGGATGGTGAAACTTTTCGCCCCGGTGATCATGGATATCTGTCGGACGAGGGGCTTCTGTACATCACCGGGCGAAGTGCCGAACGGTTCTGCCGCAACAGCGTAACCTTCACCGCATCCGACGTGGCGGAACGTATCCGCAGCTTGGATACGGTCACGGATTGCTGTGTTTTTGCGGCTCCCGGCCAACTGGACGGCGAGGACATCGTCGTCGCCGCCATCGAAAGCGATCCGGCAAACCAAGTCGACATTGCGTCAACTCTGCGCTCTCTGATGCTTGCCGAGATACGTCCTGACCATATCCGTTGCTATCCCGCCCTTCCACGCGGTTCGGCGATGAAAGTGTCTATCCAAGACCTTAAGCAACACCACTTACAGGAACCTGAAAAGTACCATGACCTCTGA
- a CDS encoding class I SAM-dependent methyltransferase, which translates to MEDRNSDENGWASAAQSWIKIMDSSDHFVRQHVIDPLIDERFRALAPKTVLDVGCGEGRYCRMLRDLGGDVTGLDPVDALVDAARERDPSGSYVAGFSESLPFDDNSFDLVLCAMVLGTVNDLSAAIAQMARVVKSGGHILFVDRTSFATASHAANTPKCQDTGRNLNVVSNYLKPRQYDFQWGELQTRNWHRPLSHYMQAFLATGLTLKRFDEPRPKTGPTDAFWNYMNLPSIMTMEWRKH; encoded by the coding sequence ATGGAAGATCGAAATTCGGACGAAAACGGCTGGGCCAGTGCTGCGCAATCCTGGATCAAGATCATGGATAGCTCGGACCACTTTGTGCGTCAGCACGTAATTGATCCCCTGATTGATGAACGGTTTCGCGCACTTGCACCAAAGACCGTTTTGGATGTTGGGTGCGGAGAGGGTCGCTATTGTCGCATGTTGCGCGATCTTGGGGGCGACGTGACAGGGCTGGATCCCGTGGATGCGTTGGTGGACGCCGCCCGTGAACGTGATCCGTCGGGCAGTTATGTGGCTGGGTTTTCTGAATCCCTACCGTTTGACGACAACAGCTTCGATCTGGTGCTCTGTGCAATGGTGTTGGGTACTGTGAACGACCTGAGTGCTGCGATTGCCCAAATGGCACGGGTTGTGAAGTCGGGGGGGCATATCCTGTTTGTCGACCGCACAAGCTTTGCCACCGCAAGTCACGCAGCCAACACGCCCAAATGCCAAGACACCGGGCGCAATTTGAACGTCGTGTCGAACTATCTGAAACCCCGGCAATACGACTTTCAATGGGGCGAGTTGCAAACCCGAAATTGGCATCGCCCTTTGTCCCATTACATGCAGGCATTTCTGGCCACCGGACTGACCCTGAAACGTTTTGACGAACCGCGCCCTAAGACGGGGCCGACGGACGCGTTCTGGAACTACATGAATTTGCCGTCGATCATGACAATGGAGTGGAGAAAACACTAG
- a CDS encoding DUF2478 domain-containing protein — translation MKIAFTMASGRGDTDELLLELASRLTSFGWRLGGIVQINTERSYDGPCDMDVKVLPEGPVLRISQNLGQNSRGCRLDAGALEASVGLAEAELAKGIDCLIINKFGKQEAEGRGFRDVIAKALADDIPVLVGLNHLNQEAFEAYTAGLAVQLDGNLAALESWFLEHSSDLKCA, via the coding sequence ATGAAGATTGCCTTCACGATGGCCTCGGGCCGCGGCGATACCGATGAACTCTTGCTTGAATTGGCAAGCCGGCTGACCTCTTTCGGGTGGCGTCTGGGCGGCATCGTCCAGATCAACACTGAACGGAGTTATGACGGTCCGTGTGACATGGACGTCAAAGTGCTTCCCGAAGGTCCTGTCCTGCGTATCTCGCAAAACCTTGGTCAAAACTCGCGCGGGTGTCGACTTGATGCAGGCGCGCTTGAAGCCTCGGTGGGATTGGCCGAAGCTGAACTGGCCAAGGGCATTGATTGCCTGATCATCAACAAATTCGGCAAGCAAGAGGCCGAAGGGCGCGGGTTTCGTGATGTGATCGCCAAGGCGCTTGCGGATGATATCCCCGTTCTGGTCGGGCTTAATCACCTGAACCAAGAAGCCTTCGAAGCGTATACAGCAGGCTTGGCCGTGCAGCTTGATGGCAATCTTGCCGCGCTTGAAAGCTGGTTCCTTGAGCATTCCTCGGACTTGAAATGCGCTTAA